In Kiritimatiellia bacterium, the genomic window CCGATCAGCGAAAGGGTATAGACCACGAAGAAGCGCGCCCGGCCGACCTGCTCCTCCAGCACCGGGCCGACCTGCGAGAGGGCGATCATGTTGAACGCGATGTGCATCAGGCCGATGTGCAGGTAGCCGTACGTGATCAGCCGCCAGCCCTCGCCTTCCCGGAACAGGGCCGGGACCAGCGCGCCCATCTCGACCAGCATCCGCGTCCCGGGATTGAAGAGCGCGCCGAACCCGAAGAACAGGATCGCCGCCAGCATCACCAGCCCGTTGGCCGCGAGCAGCATGCCCGTGACGGGCACCCACGACGGCAGGACGAGGGCCAGGCGGCGCTTGATGTACTGCGACCGCCAGCCCGGTGCGGGGGCCTGGCAACGGGGGCAGACCTTCTCGTCACGGACGAGGATCGCCCCGCAGGTTTCGCAGAACTTGTACCGGGAAGCCGCGCGGTTTTCGGGCGCGGCGCGTTCCGCGCGGCGCTCTTCCCTCCGCTGCTGCCAGCGCAGGATCCGCCACTGCCAGCGCGTGCCGTCCATGCCCAGCCGGTCGAAGAAGTCCTTCCAGTTCACGCCCGGCACTAAAGCACAGAAACGCCCCCGCGCGGAAGGTTTTTCAACGGTGGCTGAAAAATGCTGTATAGTGGTGGTTCGAATACCCGATGACCTCATCATGAACCGCGGGCGCATATCACGGGCGTCAGCCGCCGGGATGGTCTTGACCGTCCTGCTTCAAGCCGCAACGGCGTGGAGCCCGGAGGGACACACGATCGTGGCGGACATCGCCGTTCGCC contains:
- a CDS encoding rhomboid family intramembrane serine protease, which codes for MNWKDFFDRLGMDGTRWQWRILRWQQRREERRAERAAPENRAASRYKFCETCGAILVRDEKVCPRCQAPAPGWRSQYIKRRLALVLPSWVPVTGMLLAANGLVMLAAILFFGFGALFNPGTRMLVEMGALVPALFREGEGWRLITYGYLHIGLMHIAFNMIALSQVGPVLEEQVGRARFFVVYTLSLIGGGLADVLFRAPVSIVAGASGALFGLIGFGMSYAHFYGGFAGRMQRDFFLRWAAYGFLFGLVVRADNIAHAGGLAVGALLGFLVERERARRERLDPLWNALAGLCAAATLGAFVWMIAAAR